The genomic region GTTCTGGTGGGTGAGGTGAGATTCCTCATCAGACCTCGGAAGAGCATTTTTGTCACCAGTAATCTGGTGGTCTACAAAAAACAGGAAGACGGCGTAAATATTCTTTCTGGTGAGAACGAACTTAAGAGCGGAGTTACTAGCCGCCGGTAATCAGTGAGATCATCAAAGTACATCACGGTGGCAAACGCTATTCCGCTCAAATCAAAGCAGCCGCAGGGCCTTAGCCCCGGTTGAAAAATCAATCCAGAACCAGCCCGCCAACCGCTGAATAGTAGGGTGCGGACCCATGTGTCCGCCCGCCGGGTGACAGGGAGAAAAGACACGATGCGTGTCTGATGCCGTTTACCATTTGGTTACAGAGTACAGACCTGCCAGGATAAACAGAAGAAAAGTCACGATACGTGCTTTGAAAAGGAAGTTATGCACTGTGACCAGGCCTCTCAATTTCTCATTCGAATCACAACGGGCGAAATCAGAAATCATCGACCATGTTTTCAATTCACGCACATTAAGAAGTTCATCCGACTTACTGATTACCAAGTCTGCATTTCGCGCATGCCGACAGGCGATGGAAAGACAAATCTGGTCAATGACAGTGAAAAGAAAACAAAGTCCAAAGGCAGTCAATGTAAGAAGCATTGTCTGACTCCTGATACAATCTATCTTTACTGCTGAGCCTTTTTGTTGATGTCACCAAAAAAGTTCCAGGGTTTCTCCACGGCTTTTTTTACCTTTCTGGTCTGGGGATCAATCCAGACCGTCGCGGCAAACTTTTTCGTCTGATCAGTCAAATCAAGTTTCAATAAGCCGGCGTCCCATTGCAGTTTTTTGAGAATCGGGGTGGCACCTTGAGAGCTGAATGCACCATTCGTAAACATCCACGGGTTTTTGATATGCGCCCCCAGCCTGGTTGAATATTCTTTCATCAACAGTTCGCTGGAAGGCAGCGCTGACTGCAGCAATGTGAACCCCGAGATATCCTGTTCAAAACGAGATGTCAGGTCAGGGGATGCTTTATTGGGATCACGCTGCAGTAAACTCTCGCACCAGTCGATGCGATGGCCTATGAGACTAAAGCCCAGAATCCTCTCGTTCAACTCCAGATAAGCATCCCGTTCGGGGCCCGCCCAGATCAGGCCTGATTGGGGATCGGAGAAGACAACCACAGGAATAGTCTGCTTTCGGGAGCCATGCTTCAGTTCATAAACGGCACGTTTTCCTTTGATCATCTCAGGTGACTCAGCACCTGATCGCAGTAATGGGGCCTGTGTATCTTGCCAGTTCACTGTTAGCTTCTTGGGGACATTCACCGGAAACCCGAGATACTCCTTCGTCGGTGAGTTCTCCTGTTGCGCGAACAGTCGGTCCAGAGGTCCGGCTAATAAGGCCCCCAGAAGAATAGACGCACTGAGAAAATGGGAAAAGCTCATACTACTTACTCCTGATAAAACAGGGAGAAATAGAAAACGTGTCAGGCTTCAATAATGGAACCCATCGCAAGCCTGCGTCCCAATTAGCCCCTCAATCAGGCACCACAGCCCCTTTCCAGTTCTTCTTCAGCTGAGCCGACAGTTGTTTCACCACCTGCTTCTGGTCCGGTTGACCGGCGATGTTCTCGTTCTCGGCGCCGTCCTGCTGATGGTCGTACAATTCGCGGTCGACGACCTTGCCTGACTTGCGGTCCTGCCATTCGGTGTAGCGGTAGCGATCCGTTTTCATTGAATAACCCATCACGCGTCCCCGTGGATACTGGCTGAAAGCGGCCGGCTTCCAGGGACGCTGCGGGTTGCTTAACAACGGTTTGAAGCTGGTCCCTTCCAGGTGCGTGGGCAGGGGGAGCCCCGCTAAATCGCAGAGTGTCGGGTAGATATCCACAAACTCCACCAGGGCCTCGCTGGTTTTTCCCTGCGCCTGCATACCCGGTGCCCGAATAATGAGCGGCACACGGGTGTCGTTTTCAAAGTTCGTATGCTTGCACCAGCCGTTGTGTTCGCCCAGCTTCCAGCCATGATCGCCCCACAGAATCACAATCGTGTTCTCATCCAGTTCCAGCCGCTGCAGTTCGTCCAGCACTTTACCAATGTTCGCATCAGTGAAACTGACGCAGGCATAGTAACCGTGCCGCAGCTGGAGTTGCTGCTCATCAGTCAGATCCCCTTTGGCCGGCATGTCAGAATAGTTCCGCAGTTCTCCCCAGTTGGTCAACGCGATTTTCGGTGCATTCTTAGGCGGGAAGCGGTTCTCCGCCAGTTTGATCTGCCTGCGGTCGTAGAGATCCCAGTACTTCTGCGGCGCCACAAAGGGGAGGTGCGGCTTCAAAAATCCGACCGCCAGGAAGAACGGCTGCTGACTCTGTTTCAACTCCCGGAGTGATTTAATCGCTCGCTCGGCGATCGCCCCGTCGCGGTACTGTGCGTCCGGCACATCTGCCATCTCCGTAGCGGGACCCCGCGTCAGCTTAGAACGTTGCCGCCAGTTCATTTTTTTTACGTCGAGTCCTTTAGTCCGTTCCCGAATTCCCGCCAGCGTCTCAGGCAATTGATATCCTCTGCCTCTGACCGTGGGGTAGGCATCCCATGACGCCTTATCGTTCAGACTCCCATGATAGATTTTGCCCATCCCGATCGACTTGTAACCATGCTTCATGAACTGCTGCGTCAGCGTCACCACATCGGGCACCGTCTTACGGAAGTGCGTATCCAGATCGTAGACCTTGGTGGAATCGGGACGCAGCCCGGTCATCAGGCTCGTTCGTGAAGGCGAACAGACCGCCTGCTGGCAATAAGCCCGGTTGAACAGCAGACCACTGGCCGCCAGCTGATCAATGTGCGGACTCTGAATATGTGACGCACCATAACAGCCCAACTCGGGCCGCAGGTCATCCACGGCAATGAACAGCACATTCGGTTTCTCGGCGGCTGTCGAGAGGCGCTGGACCATACCAAAACAGAGGGCAAACAGGCTGAGTAGAAAAAAGGGCCGCAGTCGCATCGAGGTCATCATGGAAGCGCTCCTGGACAGGAAAAAATAATGGATATCTGACGGACATAATATCTCTCTGCCGCGGGGGAAATACAACATCGCGTTCTGAATTCAGTTGAGTATTTCAAATGAAGCATCTCCCGGAAAGAGGCATTCTCATCTGCTGGAAGACTTAGGGAGCCCGATTTTCATTTCAGGCTGGTTTTGAATAACGCAATAAGGTTTAATAAAGGGCAGGGCTGGATGGTAAATCTCCAGAACCTTAAACAGAGCAAGGCATCGACAGACAGGGAGTTTATGAGCACCTCAACGAAACTGACGCGACGTGAAATGTTACAACGTTCGGCTCTGGCAGGAGCGGGCCTCTGGCTCGGGGCACACACGGCCCAGGCTGAAAGCACCTCACCCAACGAGAAGCTCAACATCGCCTGTATCGGTCTGGGGAACCAGGGGAACGCGAACCTGGGGCTGGTCTCCAGCCAGAATATTGTCGGCCTGTGCGACGTCGATTCCGCCCGCACCGACAAATACCAGGCGAAGTTCCCGAAAGCGAAATCCTTCGCCGATTTTCGCGTCATGCTCGATAAGCTGGAAAACGAGATCGACGCCGTCGTTGTGACGACTCCCAACCACACCCACGCCACCATCGCTATCAACGCCATGCGACGCGGCAAACACGTCTACTGCGAAAAGCCGCTGGCCCACTCCATTCATGAAGTTCGCGAAATGCAGCGCGTGGCCCGTGAGGAAAACGTTGTCACCCAGATGGGCACACAGAACCACGCCGGTGAAAATTACCGGCGGACCGTCGAGCTCATTCAATCTGGAGCCATCGGCGATGTGCAGCAGGTCCACGTCTGGTTTGGACGACCGGGAGGCTGGCGGCGTTACAAGCATGTCGTCGATCGTCCTGCAGAACCGCAGCCGATTCCTAAAACCCTGAACTGGGATCTCTGGGTCGGTCCGGCGCCGATGCAGAATTTTCATCCCTGTTACCATCCCCACGACTGGCACTACTGGTGGGACTTCGGCAACGGCACGCTGGGGAACATGGGCTGTCACTACATGGACCTGATTTTCTGGTCGCTGGATCTACAGTATCCCCACGCGGTCGAAACCAAAGGACCTGAGCTGCACCCCGACTCCACTCCGTTCTGGCTCGACTGTCACTGGCAGTTCCCGGCTCGGGGATCGAAGCCTCCCGTCGAGGTGATCTGGTATCACGGACGCAACACCCCGGAACCTGTTCTCGAACTGGGCGGCCCCGAATGGGCGGCGGGAATCCTGTTTGTCGGCACCGATGGCATGCTGGCTGCAGATTACGGTAAGCGCGTATTGCTGCCCGAAGAAAAATTCGCCGGCTTCAAAGCACCGCCGAAAACGATTCCACCGGCAATCGGCAATCATCGCCAGGAATGGTACGAAGCCTGTAAAGGCAACGGCAAAACCAACTGCCACTTCGATTACGCAGCCCCATTAACGGAAACAATCCTGCTGGGCAATCTCGCGTTCCGCGTCGGCGAGAAAGTGGAATGGGATGCAGAGAAAGGTGCTGCCACGAATACCGACCAGGCCGCGCAATACGTACAACGCGAATACCGCAAAGGATGGACACTCTAAGATGCCGCTTTATAGATTGAAGTCACACATGAAATCACTACTACGAACTATCGCACTCCTGATGCTGGCACTGTTTGCAGGGACCGAAACATCCCTGTATGCAGGTCCCGCCGTCACCCTGGAAGTCAGCGCCGGCAAACACGATCGGCAGCAGACCGTCATCAGTCTCCCCGTACCTGAACCACTTCAGAATCAGAAACAGCTGACGCTGGTCCGCCTCGATGACGGCAAGGAAGTTCCGGTTCAGATTGATGCCTCGGGTTCCGAACGGACACTGGTCTGGATTCTCAGCAAACCACTGCCCGCAGGCACCTCGCGTCAATATCGCCTCCATGCGGCG from Gimesia sp. harbors:
- a CDS encoding sulfatase translates to MMTSMRLRPFFLLSLFALCFGMVQRLSTAAEKPNVLFIAVDDLRPELGCYGASHIQSPHIDQLAASGLLFNRAYCQQAVCSPSRTSLMTGLRPDSTKVYDLDTHFRKTVPDVVTLTQQFMKHGYKSIGMGKIYHGSLNDKASWDAYPTVRGRGYQLPETLAGIRERTKGLDVKKMNWRQRSKLTRGPATEMADVPDAQYRDGAIAERAIKSLRELKQSQQPFFLAVGFLKPHLPFVAPQKYWDLYDRRQIKLAENRFPPKNAPKIALTNWGELRNYSDMPAKGDLTDEQQLQLRHGYYACVSFTDANIGKVLDELQRLELDENTIVILWGDHGWKLGEHNGWCKHTNFENDTRVPLIIRAPGMQAQGKTSEALVEFVDIYPTLCDLAGLPLPTHLEGTSFKPLLSNPQRPWKPAAFSQYPRGRVMGYSMKTDRYRYTEWQDRKSGKVVDRELYDHQQDGAENENIAGQPDQKQVVKQLSAQLKKNWKGAVVPD
- a CDS encoding Gfo/Idh/MocA family oxidoreductase, giving the protein MSTSTKLTRREMLQRSALAGAGLWLGAHTAQAESTSPNEKLNIACIGLGNQGNANLGLVSSQNIVGLCDVDSARTDKYQAKFPKAKSFADFRVMLDKLENEIDAVVVTTPNHTHATIAINAMRRGKHVYCEKPLAHSIHEVREMQRVAREENVVTQMGTQNHAGENYRRTVELIQSGAIGDVQQVHVWFGRPGGWRRYKHVVDRPAEPQPIPKTLNWDLWVGPAPMQNFHPCYHPHDWHYWWDFGNGTLGNMGCHYMDLIFWSLDLQYPHAVETKGPELHPDSTPFWLDCHWQFPARGSKPPVEVIWYHGRNTPEPVLELGGPEWAAGILFVGTDGMLAADYGKRVLLPEEKFAGFKAPPKTIPPAIGNHRQEWYEACKGNGKTNCHFDYAAPLTETILLGNLAFRVGEKVEWDAEKGAATNTDQAAQYVQREYRKGWTL